One Delphinus delphis chromosome 16, mDelDel1.2, whole genome shotgun sequence genomic window carries:
- the LOC132439630 gene encoding talanin — MATVNLVTEKPGCWNIDRNHADINPCSHGAKLQLEEINNGKGRGSRPGFASTKANHFKKPLMEESPLWKGHLPSHHLHPVERKTQAWCWQSGSSSELKPPNQHPPPPPPPTMTMVLRALAEVCCGLSELITAPSYAGVSIQGHFWFLLSSRLRTRSIQV, encoded by the exons ATGGCCACAGTCAATCTGGTGACTGAAAAG CCTGGATGCTGGAATATAGACAGGAATCATGCAGACATAAAtccttgctctcatggagctaAGCTTCAGCTAGAGGAGATAAAcaatgggaaggggagagggagcaggCCT GGCTTTGCCTCCACAAAGGCAAACCATTTTAAGAAGCCGCTGATGGAAGAGTCTCCCCTTTGGAAAGGCCATCTCCCCTCCCATCATCTCCATCCCGTAGAGAGGAAAACCCAGGCTTGGTGTTGGCAGTCAGGCAGTTCATCAGAACTGAAACCACCTAACCAGCatccaccgccccccccccccc CAACCATGACGATGGTGCTCAGAGCCCTTGCAGAGGTGTGCTGTGGTCTCTCTGAGCTCATCACGGCACCTTCCTATGCAGGAGTTTCAATTCAAGGTCATTTTTGGTTCCTTTTAAGTAGCAGACTCAGAACCAGATCTATTCAAGTGTAG